From the genome of Uranotaenia lowii strain MFRU-FL chromosome 1, ASM2978415v1, whole genome shotgun sequence, one region includes:
- the LOC129740014 gene encoding uncharacterized protein LOC129740014, whose translation MAQQLLSTCGLIGTDQQPFPAVTFIKQNCGTDGSFLVATILGQRLKPAPGSLNNRDHRVLLIASHHSYSHYSSACLKLTYNLGPARECGQLQVIDTGSELLQNYPRLEPTLEQLQARIFAFMDESPKSTVILDDVSLFLNLGHSENQLIDLVEALVEKQTPEQQLVIKLNTADLYKVLCANLDDLAQTELQLEPLASGNFREVDGRLSIHRYPGKNHDRLFFVKQLDRSVLYKVNDRNVKLFAPGELGIKHL comes from the coding sequence ATGGCTCAGCAGCTTCTTTCGACATGTGGTCTCATCGGCACCGACCAGCAACCCTTTCCAGCGGTCacctttataaaacaaaattgtggAACCGACGGTAGCTTCCTGGTAGCCACGATTTTGGGCCAACGTTTGAAACCAGCACCCGGTTCGCTGAACAATCGGGATCATCGGGTGCTGCTGATTGCTTCCCACCATTCCTACAGTCACTATAGCAGCGCTTGTTTGAAGTTGACCTACAATCTTGGACCAGCCCGTGAATGTGGGCAGTTGCAGGTCATCGACACGGGTTCTGAGTTGCTACAAAATTACCCCCGCCTCGAGCCAACATTAGAACAACTCCAAGCAAGGATTTTCGCTTTCATGGACGAATCACCCAAGTCAACGGTTATACTCGACGACGTATCCCTCTTTTTAAATCTAGGTCATTCGGAAAACCAACTGATCGACTTGGTAGAAGCATTAGTTGAAAAACAAACTCCCGAACAGCAATTAGTAATCAAACTTAACACGGCCGATCTTTATAAGGTCCTTTGCGCCAATTTGGATGATTTAGCTCAGACAGAGCTACAGCTAGAACCGCTCGCATCCGGAAACTTTCGCGAGGTCGATGGTCGCTTGAGCATCCATCGATACCCAGGTAAAAATCATGATCGGCTTTTTTTCGTCAAGCAGCTGGATCGATCCGTACTATACAAAGTAAACGATAGAAACGTGAAACTTTTCGCACCGGGAGAGTTAGGAATTAAACATCTGTAA